The Flavobacterium commune genome contains the following window.
GGCCACAATAAAATCCATTTCGGTAAACGGCGGTATGACTCAAAACAAATTTGTCATTCACTTTCTGGCCGATTTATTGGGAATTCCCCTGAACAAGCAACGAAATCCTGACGTTTCCGCTTTGGGAGCCGCTTATTTATCCGGTCTTAAAAGTGGTGTTTACAGCAGTATTGAGCAACTTTCGGCAATTAATAAAAGTCAAACCGATCAGGTTTTAGCAGATTCAGACAATGATTTGCCAAGAAATGGGTATTTGGGGTGGAAAGAAAAAATAGTTACTTAGAAAATCAACTTTTGGAAATTTTTAAGAAAAATGATGCGATTCCAATTTTTTTAGATAAAAAAATACTACTTTAGCTACATCTGAAATTCATTTTTATGCTAAAACTATCTTATCTAAAAAATACTATCTTTAAAAAAATATTTTTCTTTTTTCTAGGACTAAGCTTTTTAATGATTTCCTGCAATAATTCTGATAATGATCCGGATTATGTTCCCCCTACTTTAAAAAACTTTCCGGAATCCGGTTTATTAGGTCAGCCTATATCCATTCAAATAGAGAATATGGAAATTGGTAAAATCCAGGTCTTTTTCGATTTGGAAGAAGCAGATGTAAAATATACAGCTGATAATGAAATTATGGTAATAGTACCAACATCTATTAAACGTTATAACCCAACTCTTAAGATTATTGATTTAAATGAAAATAAAACGATATTAAGTTCAACCTTTACATTAAAAAAACCTGTAATTACTAAATATAGCAGTGAGAATATTTCATTTAATGAAACCCTTACCATATATGGGGAAAACTTTGACACCAATAGAAACTTAATAAAGGTATTGGTGAATAATGAAATTGCTCAAATTCAAAATACCGACTTCAATAAAGTTGAAATAATGATTCCTACTAAACTTACTACTGCAAATCTGGAAATAAAAGTTCAATCCCAACTTCAGGAAGCATCTTCTACTCTGCCTTTAGTCTTAAAAAATCCAATTATTAAAGGAACGCAGCTTAACCAAGTTTGGTTGCAACAAACTCTTGATGTCAATATAGAAAACGTGAATCCTAATAGCGAATTTGGCGAAGTATTTGTAAATGGTATTCCATGTTATTTTTCTGCTAGTACCAACAACATAATTGGAATCACTATTCCTCCAGGACCATACAAAGATTTTTTTGTTACTAATATCACTTACAAAACTGCAGGATTAACAACAAGTTATGATTGTAACATAAAAATTTTAAACAATTTTATTTTAGTTGACCATATCGACAATGCACAAACTGAATTCAACATTTTCATTCATAATAATAAAGCATATACTTTTTCATATACCATTCCTGGAACTGATGAATTTGAACGTTATTATACTTTTCTTGAATTTTCCCCTGTCACTGAAAAATGGAAACAAATATCAACATTTCATTACACCGGACATATAGTTAATGCTGTTTATGATGGGAACAACACCGTTTACTTTTACAAATTAGAAGGTAATAGTCAATCTTATAGTCTATCAAAATTTAATATGGATACAAACAAAGAGACTGCAATAGATTTACCTAACAATAAAATTGTAGCTCCTCTCCTCTTTGCCTTTCATGATAAACTCTATTTATATAGTGGATTAGACAGAACCAGTACCTCAACAACTGTTCGTAATAAAAAATATGAATATTCAAAACTTGATAACACTTGGAGAGAACTGTCATCTTCAGTTTTATCTGAGCTGCCTCTTACTAGTGAACATGCTGTTACTACCCCTATCGACTATGTATTCATTGGAGAAGATATTTATATCTCTTATGGATTGAACTACTCAACATTTAAAATAAGTCCAAACCTGAGTGTTACCAAAACCCCTTATGCACTCAGTTTTCAATACGGAAATAATATTATTGTCAAAAGTTCCTATGATTATCTCTATAATACAAAAACAAATAAATATGTGGCAGTAGACATTTTAAATTTAACCGGATATAGCAATAATTTCTTCACATTAAATAATGAGGTTTATTATTTAAGAAATAGTTGGTCTATGTATTATCAAAACACTATTTATACCCAAAAAATAAGTAAACAAATTTTAAATGGATTGCTTTAAACTAAAATATACATTTTACACTTTCTTCTTATTTATTATTCTAAGTTGTAGTTCCAATAATGATGATGACATTGATGATTCGCCATTAGAACTAACTATTACTAATTTTGAATCTTCAAATAATCAGGTCAAAATTGAATGGGAAACAATTAAACCAAAAGGATTAATTATTGAAGATTTATGCATCTATAGATTGGATAAGAATCAGGAAACCGATTTTGTTAGTGAAAAGCGTATTGCAAATTTACCTTCCAACGAAACGACATTTACAGACTATGATGTACCTTATAAAAAAGAAGTCTCATACAAAATAAGAATTAATTACAGAGACGAAAGAACTACTCCTATACAGTTTTTAAATTTAGAAAGTGAAGAAAAAAAATTCACTAGACAAATTATATCATTCACTAATGTTCCTTTCCAAGTACAAAAAGATCCAATACAAACAAATATTTTCCATATTTTGGACAAAAAAGGGAATGGGTATCTATATAAGTATAACAGTAGCAAAAACAACTTTGAATACACAAAAACATTTGATAATGGAAATCTTTTAAATAATCGATTTCAAATAATAAACACCAATGAAATTTATATCGCAGATACTAAAGGTAAGGTTTTCAGGTTAAATGCCGATAATTATAACACTATTGGAACTTATTCTACTTTAATTTCAGACAATCTAAATGCATTTGCCATTTCAGGTAATCGTATTTATTATCAGGATGAAGAAACTTGGAATTTTTATAATATTTCTACAGGGGGAAATAATAAAGTAGGACTCGTTACTTCAATGGATTATTCAGAATACTTGGGTAATGATATTTTTCTGTTTTTATATTCACAAATTGGATATGATGCAAAACTTTTTGGTTTTTCACCAAATACTTGTAATAATTTAGATTGCTGGCCAACCTTTTATAATTTCCCCAGAAATCCAACTAAAACATATTCTGTTGATCCCAATATATTTTCCTGGAACTCCAGTAAATCCAAATTTATAACATCCATAAATGGTTGTGTCTTTAATATTTCTGATATGAATATAGAAAAAAGTTTAAGTGACATTACTGGAAAACGCTATTTTCAATTTGCTTTTGATTCAAATGATACTATTTATGCTTGTGTACAAGCAGAAAAAAAAATCCATGTTTTCAACTCTAAGTATGAACTAATTGATATTATTGATACAAAATTATTTCCACTTTTTCCAATGAAAACAGATAATGATTTGAAAGTCATCGGAAGTTACGAACCTATTTCTTATTGGAGTTTTGGATATGGTTATTATTTCAACTTTAATATAGAATGTGCAATAGAAACTATTAATTGAAATAAAAAAATGATTGTTATTTTTCCCAGCTACTGAACAAAATAAAAAAGGGAAATTAACAACAAACAACATAATCTTATAAATAAACCTAAGGAAAAACAATTCTATGCTGTTTATTTAAACCTTTGCCGCCCCTGACTTTCGATGACCATGACAAATGAAGGAAGAGCCATAATGATGGAACATGTTGCTTATTGGACTGAAAAATGAATCCTCGACCGCACAGATATATTCATGCAACGATAGTCTGGAAATGTTTTCCGTGCCCGCAACAGTGAGTAAAAAATGTAATCTAAATTACTTTGTCGAGTTACTTACGGAGATTCCTCCTTCGTCGGAAAGACAAGATTGCGGGAATAGTTTCTTTTTTAACTCGATGAAAGCAATTGTCCCAACATTTTAGTTCTAATAATTCCCAGAAACTAATAAAATTAGCCCACCCGGTGATACGTTAACTCAAGAAACATACTAAACAAAAACACACTAAAAATCAACAACTTAATTAATTCAAAAACAGTTCTGTATCGATATTTTCATTAATTTAATGCTAGAATACAAAATCATTTAATATCAAAAAAAATGAATCCACCAGAGTAGCCGAAAACTGCATATTGAAAGAGTAGGCAACAAATATTTAGGTCATGAAAAAAATTACATTATCTCTTTCAATGTTGTTTTTCATTGTAAATTCTTTTTGTCAAACACAAACTACAACATTTTCGAAAGAATACTATTTAGAAAAAAGTAAAAAGCAAAAAAAAACAGGATGGATAGTACTGGGAACTGGTTTAGGAATTGCTGCAATTGGTGGATTGGTACAATTGAGTAATTCAAACTCAAGCTCTTGGAATTTCGATTTTACCGGAGCTTACATTGCTATAGGTGGAGGTGTTTTGTCACTAGCCAGCATTCCTTGCTTTGTGAGTGCCGCAAAAAATAAAAAAATGGCTGTTGCCTTAACTATTGATAATCAAAATATCCTACTTCCTCAAGACAATAGTTTCACTTTTAAAAAACAACCTTCACTCTGTTTAAGGATTGAATTATAATAAATTAAAGATATTCCCCTCCTTTAGATATGTTCAAACCTTAGTAGCACTACTGCACGAAATAAAATTCGACAAACTCAATCCTTTAGTGTGGTAAATTTATAAATCGATGCAGAGTATTCACTACTAGCGCAACTTGACGAGATGCTTCCTTTGTCAACGGGATAACTTTGTGGTCAAGTTAAGGTCGAAAATTGTATTTCCCAACTCTTAACTTCCATCTTCTAACTCCCCAACATTTAAAGAATTTAGTGTTATCTTTATGACTTGAATCCGATATATTCAAACAACTTTATCTTTAAAATAGATTTTAATGAACATCAAAACATTAATACTGATTATAATTAATAGTTTAATTGCATTGGTAATTGCTTTATTGTCTTTTTCTTCATACCAACAGTTTTCAAACGTTTTAAACGATCGTATTTTGCTGCAATTAAATTCTATTAAAACCCTCAAGCAAAACCAGATTGAACATGTATTAAAATCAGAATGGGAACGATTTGAAGCTTCCGAATTGTACAACCAAAACATTGACACTACCGTATTAAAGCTTCCGGATAGTATTAAAAACAACAATGGAATTTACGATTTTACAGCCTACCATGTAGCTAAAAAAACAACAATAGGTTTTATCGCCCAGTCAAAAAAGGGTACGAAGATTAAAATTTTTGATTACAACAAAATAAAAAAAATACTTCTGGAACGTACAGGAATGGGTGACAGTGGCGAATCCTACCTTGTTGGCGAAGATTTCCGAATGCGTTCTCAATCTCGTTTTTATCCAAACAAAATTCCTCA
Protein-coding sequences here:
- a CDS encoding IPT/TIG domain-containing protein; protein product: MLKLSYLKNTIFKKIFFFFLGLSFLMISCNNSDNDPDYVPPTLKNFPESGLLGQPISIQIENMEIGKIQVFFDLEEADVKYTADNEIMVIVPTSIKRYNPTLKIIDLNENKTILSSTFTLKKPVITKYSSENISFNETLTIYGENFDTNRNLIKVLVNNEIAQIQNTDFNKVEIMIPTKLTTANLEIKVQSQLQEASSTLPLVLKNPIIKGTQLNQVWLQQTLDVNIENVNPNSEFGEVFVNGIPCYFSASTNNIIGITIPPGPYKDFFVTNITYKTAGLTTSYDCNIKILNNFILVDHIDNAQTEFNIFIHNNKAYTFSYTIPGTDEFERYYTFLEFSPVTEKWKQISTFHYTGHIVNAVYDGNNTVYFYKLEGNSQSYSLSKFNMDTNKETAIDLPNNKIVAPLLFAFHDKLYLYSGLDRTSTSTTVRNKKYEYSKLDNTWRELSSSVLSELPLTSEHAVTTPIDYVFIGEDIYISYGLNYSTFKISPNLSVTKTPYALSFQYGNNIIVKSSYDYLYNTKTNKYVAVDILNLTGYSNNFFTLNNEVYYLRNSWSMYYQNTIYTQKISKQILNGLL